Proteins from a genomic interval of Methanofollis formosanus:
- a CDS encoding DUF3821 domain-containing protein: protein MVRSIYARISGVGIVCALLLLALVVIAPAAARGDTIAEIESGDTVFVYEEGLDLSALRNETTDTPVTALVKYTDDDLDKGEINRISVPDETDFDLDDADVGEYTGLYYAYSKEDNARTGKRIMVRYPEVRIEPVLAAPNHADRIEGITIPTGTAIAFKVIGSYVGTQYVAGDEHASVDIVVTTPGGAELTTFEGRDLTDLPLTASNFYTDDPGMPGPIRLEGLEEGKYKVQARWHSPQGFADYAEDSNIITIYSGERIGVNTPLPTPTVTTVTTPTTTVTGTPTAAPTTAVPTETTAETTVSETSVPETTTTVPATTPAPTPLTLIPVFAALLLGILVMTRE, encoded by the coding sequence ATGGTACGAAGCATATATGCCAGGATCTCCGGGGTCGGCATCGTCTGCGCTCTTCTCCTGCTGGCCCTGGTCGTCATCGCACCGGCCGCGGCACGGGGAGATACGATCGCCGAGATCGAATCTGGAGACACGGTCTTTGTCTATGAAGAAGGGTTGGACCTCTCGGCCCTGAGAAACGAAACGACCGATACCCCGGTGACCGCGCTGGTCAAGTACACGGACGACGACCTCGATAAGGGTGAGATAAACCGCATCTCGGTCCCGGACGAGACCGACTTCGACCTCGACGATGCCGATGTCGGTGAATACACCGGACTGTACTACGCCTACAGCAAGGAAGACAACGCCCGCACCGGGAAGAGGATCATGGTCAGGTACCCCGAGGTCAGGATCGAACCCGTCCTCGCCGCCCCGAACCATGCCGACCGGATCGAGGGGATCACCATCCCGACCGGGACGGCGATCGCCTTCAAGGTGATCGGTTCCTATGTGGGCACCCAGTACGTCGCCGGCGACGAGCACGCCTCGGTCGACATCGTGGTCACGACACCTGGCGGAGCCGAACTGACGACGTTCGAAGGGCGCGATCTTACGGATCTCCCGCTCACTGCCTCAAACTTCTACACCGACGATCCGGGAATGCCGGGTCCGATCAGACTCGAAGGACTTGAGGAAGGGAAGTATAAAGTCCAGGCACGGTGGCACTCTCCGCAGGGTTTTGCCGACTATGCGGAGGACTCGAATATCATTACCATCTATTCGGGCGAGAGGATCGGGGTCAATACCCCCCTGCCGACGCCGACGGTGACGACGGTGACAACGCCGACCACGACCGTCACCGGAACCCCGACGGCGGCACCGACAACGGCTGTACCAACGGAGACTACAGCCGAAACAACAGTGTCTGAAACTTCGGTTCCGGAGACGACCACGACGGTCCCGGCCACGACGCCTGCGCCGACCCCGCTGACATTGATCCCCGTTTTCGCCGCACTTTTGCTCGGCATCCTTGTGATGACGAGAGAATAG
- a CDS encoding methanogenesis marker 8 protein: protein MDEHIIEAAGKARVVVRDGKVVEVGEPVIRSCPLAERFSYPVMEMTREEIQKNIEERIRTFGMCTPERRVLADPDFVLFGASELMSAAVRRGDLDAAVVACDGAGTVVAINPRLVQGIGGRMSGLVKTSPIPAVISRIEENGGMVLDPETARIDPVAGVEAAVQAGYRTVAVTVASPDMAEEVRIRYPDALIVGVHLTGLSAEEAERIAAVADIVAVCASRHLREAAGRRALLQAGTVVPVFALTQAGKEIILAKIRETDRQVLVTGGHLPVAGTRGPEPLV from the coding sequence ATGGACGAACATATCATCGAGGCCGCCGGGAAGGCGCGAGTCGTCGTCAGGGACGGGAAGGTCGTCGAGGTGGGCGAACCGGTGATCCGGTCATGCCCGCTCGCCGAACGGTTCTCCTATCCGGTCATGGAGATGACGAGAGAAGAGATCCAGAAGAACATCGAGGAGCGGATCCGCACCTTCGGGATGTGCACGCCTGAACGCAGGGTACTTGCCGACCCGGACTTCGTCCTCTTCGGGGCTTCGGAACTGATGAGCGCAGCGGTGCGGCGGGGCGACCTCGACGCCGCAGTCGTCGCCTGCGACGGGGCCGGGACGGTCGTCGCCATAAACCCGCGGCTGGTCCAGGGGATAGGCGGGCGGATGTCGGGACTGGTGAAGACCTCGCCCATCCCCGCAGTGATCAGCAGGATCGAGGAGAACGGCGGGATGGTGCTCGACCCCGAGACGGCGCGGATCGATCCGGTCGCCGGGGTCGAAGCGGCGGTGCAGGCCGGGTACCGGACGGTGGCGGTGACCGTCGCCTCGCCCGACATGGCCGAGGAGGTGAGGATACGCTACCCCGACGCCCTCATCGTGGGGGTGCACCTGACCGGGCTGTCGGCCGAGGAGGCCGAACGGATCGCGGCGGTGGCTGATATCGTGGCGGTCTGCGCCTCACGACACCTCCGCGAGGCGGCCGGACGGCGGGCTCTCCTTCAGGCCGGGACCGTGGTCCCGGTCTTTGCCCTGACGCAAGCAGGCAAAGAGATCATCCTGGCAAAGATCAGGGAGACCGACCGGCAGGTGCTGGTCACCGGCGGGCATCTCCCGGTCGCGGGAACGCGGGGGCCCGAGCCGCTGGTGTGA
- a CDS encoding COG1361 S-layer family protein, whose amino-acid sequence MRIRLYVMLLLIAVCTGAVTAEENTAAQVAITGVAVDPGVLMKGDTGTVTVTVTNNGQTSVPIARAALLGNDLSVQDSGIYSSVSNLGAGNSMDFTFTVQADTADGIYYPSFYLDYRDAGSLRYPVPVKVESSGLEVSVLQQPEVYAEERTETVTLLIGNPRENMVSGVTVRPVGEGIETTQTSAFVGDLQPGGSAEVTFDLRASQSTDLTFETTYRNGMNSHTAATTVPVEVGEGKVRAEPVVNNINVVQSGGQFTVSGDVNNAGLEEAKSVVVTVAEPAIPSGAYPAYVVGALEPDDFSSFEVTFTASGTSPVPLLVQYKDGDGNAYETSCSVDLRGAGTAAPANGDVENMAASKSGGRNPMGTFGGGLQNLPITEILVGLLVVVGALVAWRKGLFAAAVRKGRARLGRDRDED is encoded by the coding sequence ATGAGAATCAGACTATATGTCATGCTCCTCCTCATCGCCGTATGTACCGGTGCGGTGACGGCGGAGGAGAACACGGCGGCCCAGGTTGCGATCACCGGGGTTGCCGTCGATCCGGGTGTGCTCATGAAGGGCGACACCGGGACGGTCACCGTCACGGTCACCAACAATGGCCAGACCAGCGTCCCGATCGCGCGTGCCGCCCTCCTGGGCAACGACCTCTCGGTCCAGGACTCGGGGATCTACTCGTCGGTGAGCAACCTGGGTGCGGGAAATTCGATGGACTTCACCTTCACCGTGCAGGCCGATACCGCCGACGGGATCTATTATCCTTCCTTCTATCTCGACTACCGGGACGCAGGAAGCCTGCGCTATCCGGTGCCGGTGAAGGTGGAAAGCAGCGGACTCGAGGTCTCGGTGCTTCAGCAGCCTGAGGTCTATGCCGAGGAGAGGACCGAGACCGTCACGCTCCTGATCGGCAACCCGCGCGAGAACATGGTGAGCGGCGTCACCGTCAGGCCGGTGGGGGAGGGGATCGAGACGACCCAGACCAGCGCCTTTGTCGGCGACCTCCAGCCGGGCGGCTCGGCCGAGGTGACCTTCGACCTCCGCGCCTCGCAGTCGACCGACCTCACCTTCGAGACGACCTACCGGAACGGGATGAACTCTCACACCGCCGCGACGACGGTGCCGGTGGAGGTCGGCGAGGGGAAGGTCCGCGCCGAACCGGTGGTCAACAACATCAACGTAGTACAGAGTGGCGGACAGTTCACGGTCAGCGGGGACGTGAACAATGCCGGCCTTGAGGAAGCGAAGTCGGTCGTCGTGACCGTCGCCGAGCCTGCGATCCCCTCTGGCGCCTACCCGGCCTATGTCGTCGGGGCCCTCGAGCCTGACGACTTTTCCAGTTTCGAAGTGACCTTCACGGCGTCCGGCACCTCACCGGTCCCTCTTCTGGTCCAGTACAAGGACGGGGACGGGAATGCCTATGAAACGAGTTGTTCGGTTGATCTCAGGGGGGCCGGGACCGCGGCGCCGGCGAACGGCGATGTCGAGAACATGGCGGCTTCGAAGTCAGGCGGGCGCAACCCGATGGGCACCTTCGGCGGAGGGCTGCAAAACCTTCCGATCACCGAGATCCTCGTCGGTCTCCTGGTCGTCGTCGGTGCCCTCGTCGCCTGGCGGAAAGGGCTCTTTGCCGCCGCCGTACGGAAGGGCAGGGCGCGTCTGGGTCGGGACCGGGACGAGGACTGA
- the ade gene encoding adenine deaminase, producing MNECLDAARGSVPADRLFTHLSLYNPFTCTWEETSFAVKDGTVVGVGEGYEALETVDLEGARVVPGLIDAHVHIESSLLTPGEYARAVLPRGTTTVVADPHEIANVSGKEGIEFVLSEGSRSALSVLVTLPSCVPATPLDEGGAVLTADDLAEFVGRDEVVGLGEVMNVPGVLNGDPEVWKKLGLFRVREGHAPMLSGKDLNAYVFAGIQSDHESTTLEEGEEKLRLGMYVMMREGSTERNIRALAPLLTPCTSSRCCLATDDRHADMLLSEGHIDDCIRKLVRCGVSLELALRAVTLSSARRFGLDDRGAIAPGRRADFCVLRGSPEFEVETTYVQGVHYEDPGYQTPACPPPVFRCRPPVPEDLAIGGKGIARVIGLTEGQIVTDDLRCRVEDVPDLEHDILKVAVCDRYRNGGCGVGLVHGFGMKEGAIAASVSHDTHNIVAVGVSDEEICRAIRSVIAHQGAMVTVRGERVTVLPLPCGGLMATEPYPEVCRRLEALTEETRAMGAVEHPFMYLSFLALTVIPHLRVTDRGVFDAAAFADVPLFCEEGK from the coding sequence ATGAACGAATGTCTGGACGCCGCACGCGGGAGCGTACCTGCCGATCGTCTCTTCACCCACCTCTCCCTGTACAACCCCTTCACCTGCACCTGGGAAGAGACCTCCTTTGCGGTGAAGGACGGAACGGTCGTCGGGGTGGGCGAGGGTTACGAGGCCCTGGAGACCGTCGACCTGGAGGGCGCGAGGGTCGTGCCCGGCCTTATCGACGCTCATGTGCATATCGAGAGTTCTCTGCTCACACCCGGCGAATACGCGCGGGCAGTGTTGCCGCGGGGGACGACGACGGTCGTCGCCGACCCCCACGAGATCGCCAATGTATCAGGGAAAGAGGGGATCGAGTTCGTCCTCTCGGAGGGATCGCGCTCAGCCCTCTCGGTCCTGGTCACCCTCCCCTCCTGTGTCCCGGCCACTCCCCTGGACGAGGGCGGGGCCGTGCTCACGGCAGACGACCTTGCGGAATTTGTCGGGAGAGATGAAGTGGTGGGACTGGGCGAGGTGATGAATGTCCCCGGCGTCCTGAACGGCGATCCCGAGGTCTGGAAAAAGCTCGGGCTCTTCCGGGTCAGGGAGGGGCACGCACCCATGCTCTCGGGAAAAGACCTCAACGCCTATGTGTTCGCCGGGATACAGAGCGACCACGAGTCCACGACGCTTGAGGAGGGTGAGGAGAAACTCCGCCTCGGGATGTACGTCATGATGAGGGAGGGCTCGACCGAGCGAAACATCCGGGCCCTCGCGCCCCTGCTCACGCCCTGCACCTCGTCGCGCTGCTGTCTGGCGACCGACGACCGGCACGCCGACATGCTCCTCTCGGAGGGGCATATCGACGACTGCATCAGGAAACTGGTGAGGTGCGGGGTGTCCCTGGAACTGGCGCTCAGGGCGGTGACCCTCTCCTCCGCCCGGCGGTTCGGGCTTGATGACCGGGGTGCGATCGCACCGGGCCGGCGGGCCGACTTCTGCGTGCTCAGGGGTTCGCCGGAGTTCGAGGTGGAGACGACCTACGTACAGGGAGTACACTACGAAGATCCCGGCTATCAGACGCCGGCGTGCCCGCCGCCGGTCTTCAGGTGCCGCCCGCCCGTCCCTGAGGACCTTGCGATCGGGGGCAAGGGCATCGCCCGCGTCATCGGCCTGACCGAGGGGCAGATCGTCACCGACGACCTGCGGTGCAGGGTGGAGGACGTCCCTGACCTGGAGCATGACATCCTCAAGGTCGCGGTCTGCGACCGGTACCGGAACGGCGGGTGCGGGGTTGGCCTGGTCCACGGTTTCGGGATGAAAGAGGGTGCGATCGCCGCAAGCGTCTCCCACGACACCCACAACATCGTCGCCGTCGGGGTCTCGGACGAGGAGATCTGCCGGGCGATCAGGTCGGTGATCGCCCATCAGGGCGCGATGGTCACGGTGAGGGGCGAGCGGGTGACTGTCCTTCCCCTGCCGTGCGGGGGGTTGATGGCAACCGAGCCCTACCCGGAGGTCTGCCGGAGGCTCGAGGCCCTCACGGAGGAGACCAGGGCGATGGGGGCGGTCGAGCACCCGTTCATGTACCTCTCGTTCCTTGCGCTGACCGTCATCCCGCACCTCCGGGTGACCGACCGCGGGGTCTTTGATGCGGCGGCCTTCGCCGATGTCCCGCTCTTCTGTGAGGAGGGAAAGTAA
- a CDS encoding GTP-binding protein yields MAREKLKLCVFGSFNAGKTSLITALDPSSRHVEADCDGGSTTVALDFGRVQVGEQQVYLFGTPGQDRFEFARKILSRGMDGAIIVVDSTYAPDEMTRELYSWLKGTGLPVVFMLNKCDLPESRPSLYADVIGDASVHLVSARTGENVHEALVSFVSGIVEDADPVL; encoded by the coding sequence ATGGCACGCGAGAAACTCAAACTCTGCGTATTTGGGTCCTTCAATGCAGGGAAGACTTCTCTTATCACCGCCCTCGATCCCTCTTCCAGGCATGTCGAGGCCGACTGCGACGGCGGGTCGACGACCGTCGCCCTCGACTTCGGCCGGGTGCAGGTGGGGGAGCAGCAGGTCTATCTCTTCGGGACACCAGGGCAGGACAGGTTTGAGTTTGCCAGAAAGATCCTCTCCAGGGGGATGGACGGAGCGATCATCGTAGTGGACTCGACCTATGCACCCGACGAGATGACGCGTGAATTGTATTCGTGGCTGAAGGGGACCGGGCTGCCGGTCGTCTTCATGCTCAACAAGTGCGACCTCCCCGAGTCCAGGCCCTCGCTCTATGCCGACGTGATCGGCGACGCCTCGGTCCACCTCGTCTCCGCCCGGACAGGCGAGAATGTGCATGAAGCGCTTGTCTCCTTTGTCAGCGGCATCGTCGAGGACGCCGATCCCGTTTTGTAG
- a CDS encoding FHA domain-containing protein, translating to MEDEEGTHTLLVERDEDFLAELSEYLDVLGSGTRLKILKAIERRPKDVREISREIETSYENTKKHIDKLLRIGVIRKEAGMSRPTVKGVHPVWKYSVVPGGMEGIVRSLSLFGNIGLMPSDAVLSERLAAVQEQVSEELATAVPVLMLLGGPDDGKVFPLHGERVAVGREDPAGAGEYDEVVDIVLAEHYAAVTRVTRPHALLTLEEGTWYLEDCGSTGGTVLNSVPLEGKQKVALSDGDLIGLGKGMKGARLVVTLPGA from the coding sequence ATGGAGGACGAAGAAGGGACTCACACACTCCTGGTCGAGCGCGACGAGGACTTCCTCGCCGAACTCTCCGAGTATCTCGACGTGCTCGGGAGCGGGACGCGCCTGAAGATCCTGAAGGCAATCGAGCGGCGGCCCAAAGATGTCAGAGAAATCTCGCGCGAGATCGAGACGAGTTATGAGAACACCAAGAAGCACATCGACAAACTGCTCAGGATCGGGGTGATCAGGAAGGAGGCCGGGATGAGCAGGCCGACGGTGAAAGGGGTGCATCCGGTCTGGAAGTATTCGGTGGTTCCCGGCGGGATGGAGGGGATTGTCAGGAGTCTCAGTCTTTTTGGCAATATCGGGCTCATGCCCTCCGACGCCGTGCTCTCCGAACGTCTTGCTGCGGTGCAGGAGCAGGTCTCGGAGGAACTGGCGACGGCCGTGCCGGTGCTGATGCTCCTCGGCGGTCCAGACGACGGGAAGGTCTTCCCCCTCCATGGGGAGCGGGTCGCCGTCGGCCGCGAGGACCCTGCCGGGGCGGGAGAGTACGACGAGGTGGTCGATATCGTCCTCGCCGAGCATTACGCCGCGGTGACCAGGGTCACGCGCCCGCACGCCCTGCTGACGCTGGAGGAGGGTACCTGGTACCTGGAGGACTGCGGGAGCACCGGCGGGACGGTGCTCAACAGTGTCCCGCTCGAAGGGAAACAGAAGGTCGCCCTCAGTGACGGAGACCTCATCGGTCTCGGGAAGGGCATGAAGGGCGCACGTCTCGTCGTCACCCTGCCAGGGGCCTGA
- a CDS encoding DUF7123 family protein: MSNNKSIRENYNDTQNRIVKYLMGGLRKGKHYFKSKYIAHDLGLSAKEVGTNLAILSEICEELEIKRWSYSNSTTWMVSPRAA, from the coding sequence ATGAGTAACAATAAGAGTATCCGGGAAAACTATAACGATACACAGAACCGGATTGTCAAATATCTCATGGGGGGTTTAAGAAAAGGCAAACATTACTTCAAGTCGAAGTATATCGCTCACGACCTTGGACTCTCGGCAAAAGAGGTCGGCACCAACCTCGCTATCCTCTCAGAGATCTGTGAAGAACTCGAGATCAAGAGGTGGAGTTACTCGAACTCGACGACATGGATGGTCAGCCCCAGGGCGGCATGA
- a CDS encoding ABC transporter ATP-binding protein: MNDLPVIRLDGVTRVYSIPAGDVVALDDVSLDIMEGEFVAIMGPSGSGKSTLLNQIGSLDVPTSGDLFIDGRNTREMTDDELTDLRRDSIGYIFQKFNLIPLLTLYENVEYPLILKYGKRDESGRATELLKMVGLEGAMIEHTPTEISGGQQQRVAIARALVNDPKILLCDEPTGNLDSKTSTQIMEILADLNRRGKTVVMVTHDPATAEYANRTIVIRDGRVE; encoded by the coding sequence ATGAACGATCTTCCGGTGATCAGACTGGACGGGGTGACCAGGGTCTACTCCATCCCTGCAGGAGACGTGGTGGCCCTCGACGATGTCTCCCTCGATATCATGGAAGGAGAGTTCGTGGCGATCATGGGGCCGTCGGGTTCGGGCAAGTCCACCCTGCTCAACCAGATCGGGAGCCTGGACGTCCCGACCTCAGGCGACCTCTTCATCGACGGGAGGAACACCAGGGAGATGACCGACGACGAACTCACCGATCTCAGGCGGGACTCCATCGGCTATATCTTCCAGAAATTCAACCTCATCCCGCTCCTCACGCTCTATGAGAACGTGGAGTATCCGCTCATCCTGAAGTACGGGAAGCGGGACGAGAGTGGACGGGCTACGGAGTTGTTGAAGATGGTCGGGCTCGAAGGGGCGATGATCGAGCATACCCCGACCGAGATCTCGGGCGGGCAGCAGCAGCGGGTGGCCATCGCACGGGCGCTGGTCAATGACCCGAAGATCCTCCTCTGCGACGAACCGACCGGGAACCTGGACTCGAAGACGAGCACCCAGATCATGGAGATCCTGGCCGACCTGAACCGGCGCGGCAAGACGGTGGTGATGGTCACCCACGACCCGGCGACGGCCGAGTATGCGAACAGGACGATCGTCATCAGGGACGGGAGGGTCGAGTGA
- a CDS encoding serine/threonine-protein kinase, protein MTCMRSPEALIWCLLLFFLVGVVAPVMGAAEVMIPVEGPHMDVQEMQHPWREGNVTGDAGGFQPARAGFHPAANQAALATTVMAYFTAFFSVGLSILVVAVLFTLGRGTSRGYRYALPRGGFGLLATAYGISGSFSAIFAVGALSTFNLVTMNSISGGGRAPDLTVAFVGICLVYLAFSSFALAYASFRRLPVIYLLRAHPLPALTLLLVGLVGAVPLFRGPGGDLLAVPVLLASAIFPVLQMRGLTVTERGSATITGGDEGPLTVVGDEEAVPPRSPSGFPAGFSGRYADVTYVGRGGNASVFRAVRRTDGEVVAVKIPLGTDELTGRYFLKEMRIWEGLDHPNIVRLYALNILPVPFVEMEYVEQSLQEIEKPVSPTVALKIARGVAAGLGYAHERGVIHRDIKPANLLIAPGWVPKITDWGLGKEVADTGTTTVVAFSLDYAAPEQVSPSQFGSPGKETDIFQFGVVLYELLTGRRPFPGEGIGEVSMAILTADPPLPSTLDPSLACWDRVVERCLAKDPKHRYRSVADLLAALDEVEEE, encoded by the coding sequence ATGACATGCATGCGATCCCCTGAGGCCCTCATCTGGTGTCTGCTCCTTTTTTTCCTCGTCGGAGTGGTCGCTCCGGTCATGGGAGCGGCGGAGGTGATGATCCCCGTCGAAGGGCCGCATATGGACGTCCAGGAGATGCAGCACCCCTGGAGGGAGGGGAATGTCACCGGGGACGCGGGAGGTTTCCAGCCGGCGAGGGCCGGGTTCCATCCGGCGGCGAATCAGGCAGCCCTGGCAACGACGGTGATGGCCTACTTCACCGCCTTCTTCAGCGTCGGCCTCTCCATCCTGGTCGTCGCCGTGCTCTTCACCCTTGGCAGGGGGACGTCTCGGGGCTACCGATATGCCCTCCCCCGAGGGGGTTTTGGGCTTCTCGCAACGGCGTACGGTATCTCCGGATCGTTCTCCGCCATCTTTGCCGTCGGTGCTCTCTCGACCTTCAACCTGGTGACGATGAACTCCATCTCCGGCGGGGGACGAGCGCCCGACCTGACTGTCGCCTTCGTGGGCATCTGTCTTGTCTACCTTGCCTTCTCCTCCTTCGCCCTCGCGTATGCATCCTTCAGGCGTCTCCCGGTGATCTACCTTCTCAGGGCCCACCCGCTCCCGGCCCTGACCCTTCTCCTGGTCGGTCTGGTCGGAGCCGTGCCGCTCTTCCGCGGGCCGGGCGGCGATCTCCTCGCGGTGCCGGTGCTCCTTGCGTCTGCGATCTTTCCGGTTCTCCAGATGCGGGGTCTCACCGTCACGGAGCGGGGATCCGCGACGATCACCGGCGGGGACGAAGGGCCTCTGACGGTCGTCGGGGACGAAGAGGCGGTGCCTCCGAGATCGCCGTCCGGTTTTCCCGCGGGGTTTTCGGGGCGGTACGCCGATGTGACGTACGTCGGCAGAGGTGGGAACGCGAGCGTCTTCCGGGCGGTCCGCCGTACCGACGGCGAGGTGGTCGCGGTCAAGATCCCCCTCGGGACCGACGAACTGACCGGCCGCTACTTCCTCAAGGAGATGCGGATTTGGGAGGGGCTCGACCACCCGAATATCGTGAGGCTGTACGCCCTCAACATCCTGCCCGTCCCCTTCGTCGAGATGGAATATGTGGAACAGTCGCTCCAGGAGATCGAGAAACCGGTGAGCCCGACGGTGGCCCTGAAGATCGCGAGAGGAGTCGCCGCAGGACTCGGCTACGCCCATGAGAGGGGAGTGATCCACCGGGACATCAAACCGGCAAACCTCCTCATCGCACCCGGATGGGTCCCGAAGATCACCGACTGGGGCCTGGGCAAGGAGGTCGCCGATACCGGGACGACAACGGTGGTCGCCTTCTCCCTGGACTACGCAGCCCCCGAACAGGTTTCGCCCTCGCAGTTCGGGTCTCCCGGCAAGGAGACCGACATCTTCCAGTTCGGGGTGGTGCTGTACGAACTTCTCACCGGCAGGCGCCCGTTCCCTGGTGAGGGGATCGGCGAGGTGAGCATGGCGATCCTCACTGCCGACCCTCCCCTCCCCTCAACGCTGGACCCCTCCCTTGCCTGCTGGGACAGGGTCGTGGAGAGGTGTCTGGCAAAAGATCCGAAGCACCGGTACCGCTCGGTCGCAGACCTCCTCGCTGCCCTGGACGAGGTGGAGGAGGAGTGA
- a CDS encoding ABC transporter permease, with amino-acid sequence MAADIFFDLSVRSVRRHFLRSLLAAVGIVIGVVAITSMGIMGTSMSLSVTDSLTETGNVLVIYPDSGGDGGGKMGGPSGGDEDEYISENQVRDIVRAAGSNEVVPIYSETEQIRAGSEERRATIYGLDTDQLPDLFEVAEGDYPRSTSGVLVGPTLAENLDLKVGTRIKIGDPDDEGQHTVRVNGILEERGMSMDLNTDNAVIASDRWFTSVFGGEGEYDQVNVVVGAIEDIDQVKDDIDRHLNKKDDEVRIWDSGQMLESITSTLDTMTGFIMAIGGISLLVAAVSIFNVMMMSVTERTREIGILRSIGTRRTIVRRMFLYEAFILGGVGAVIGGVLSLVAGYLAVLVMIGDAAYFFTPEALIYVPYGMCIGVAVCVFSGLYPAWKAADLDPVMALAAE; translated from the coding sequence ATGGCCGCCGATATCTTCTTCGACCTCTCGGTGAGGAGTGTGCGGCGTCACTTCCTCCGCTCGCTCCTCGCCGCCGTCGGGATCGTCATCGGGGTGGTCGCCATCACCTCGATGGGGATCATGGGGACGAGCATGAGTCTCTCGGTGACCGACTCGCTCACCGAGACCGGAAATGTGCTGGTGATCTATCCGGACTCAGGCGGGGACGGCGGCGGCAAGATGGGCGGGCCGTCAGGGGGCGACGAGGACGAGTACATCTCGGAGAATCAGGTCAGGGATATCGTCAGGGCCGCGGGTTCCAATGAGGTCGTCCCGATCTATTCAGAGACCGAGCAGATCCGGGCGGGTTCGGAGGAGAGACGGGCCACCATCTATGGCCTCGACACCGACCAACTCCCTGACCTTTTCGAGGTCGCCGAGGGCGACTATCCCAGGAGCACCTCGGGGGTGCTCGTCGGTCCGACGCTTGCCGAAAACCTGGACCTGAAGGTGGGGACCAGGATCAAGATCGGCGATCCGGACGACGAGGGCCAGCACACCGTCAGGGTCAACGGGATCCTGGAAGAGCGGGGCATGTCGATGGACCTCAACACCGACAATGCCGTCATCGCATCTGACCGGTGGTTCACCTCCGTCTTCGGCGGTGAGGGGGAGTACGACCAGGTGAACGTGGTTGTCGGGGCGATCGAGGATATCGATCAGGTCAAGGACGATATCGACCGGCACCTGAACAAGAAGGATGACGAGGTGAGGATCTGGGACTCAGGGCAGATGCTTGAGTCGATCACCTCGACGCTCGATACGATGACCGGGTTTATCATGGCGATCGGCGGGATCTCGCTGCTGGTCGCGGCGGTGAGTATCTTCAATGTGATGATGATGTCGGTGACGGAGCGGACGCGCGAGATCGGGATCCTCCGGAGTATCGGGACGAGACGAACCATCGTCAGGAGGATGTTCCTGTACGAGGCGTTCATCCTCGGCGGCGTGGGTGCGGTGATCGGCGGAGTGCTGAGTCTGGTCGCCGGGTACCTCGCGGTGCTCGTAATGATCGGGGATGCGGCGTACTTCTTCACGCCTGAAGCTCTGATCTATGTTCCGTACGGGATGTGCATCGGAGTCGCGGTCTGTGTCTTCTCAGGGCTCTATCCGGCATGGAAGGCGGCCGACCTCGATCCGGTCATGGCCCTGGCGGCGGAGTGA